A section of the Roseivirga sp. BDSF3-8 genome encodes:
- the glgB gene encoding 1,4-alpha-glucan branching protein GlgB, which produces MTAKKTTNITNDQDKDKKAEEAKPKKATTSRARKGTGAASKSGTGSAEKKTTATKATASRKTGATRKATKATEDKGGKNEAVATKTTARKGGSSKRTTKSKGQENSQNDQLFPSRFTDFDIHLFREGKHYDLYNKLGSHIVEHNGQKGVYFAVWAPNAENVWVNGNFNHWDRYSHPLFARWDGSGIWEGFIPGLGRGDVYKYVIRSRFNDYEVEKGDPFAIHWENPPQTASIVWDMEYKWKDKKWMDRRMKEHGQQNPVSVYEVHLGSWRRKPEEDNRHLSYTELAEELPAYVKEMGFTHVEFLPVMEHPFYGSWGYQITGYFAPSSRFGTPQEFMALVDALHKEGIGVILDWVPSHFPGDEHGLAYFDGTHLFEHSDPRKGYHPDWKSYIFNYGRNEVRSFLISNALYWLDKYHIDGLRVDAVASMLYLDYSRNEGEWIPNEHGGRENLESIQFLQEFNTATYGKFPDTFTVAEESTAWPNVSRPVDMGGLGFGMKWMMGWMHDTLDYFSKDPVYRRYHQGEITFSIVYAFTENFMLPLSHDEVVHGKGPLFDKMPGDDWQKFANLRALYSLMYAHPGTKLLFMGGEFGQRQEWRHEGSLDWHLTEYEPHRGVQSALKKLNDLYKTEPALYQKQFNQEGFRWIDIGDSENSVISFIRSGNDPDDDLICVANLTPTPKHNYRIGVPERGKYKEVYNSDDASFGGSNVHNQDKVDTYPVPTHHQAHSIVLTLPPLGVIFLKRDKK; this is translated from the coding sequence ATGACAGCTAAAAAAACCACCAACATCACGAACGACCAGGACAAGGACAAAAAAGCGGAGGAGGCAAAGCCTAAAAAGGCAACTACCTCCCGTGCCCGAAAGGGCACAGGCGCCGCTTCTAAATCCGGTACCGGGTCTGCTGAGAAGAAAACCACAGCTACCAAAGCAACCGCTTCCCGTAAAACAGGAGCCACCCGGAAAGCTACCAAGGCCACTGAAGATAAGGGCGGGAAAAATGAGGCTGTGGCTACCAAAACCACAGCACGTAAAGGAGGTAGCAGTAAGCGTACCACTAAAAGCAAGGGACAGGAAAATAGTCAGAACGATCAGCTTTTCCCCAGTCGCTTCACTGATTTTGACATCCACCTCTTTAGGGAGGGTAAGCACTATGATCTATACAATAAACTTGGAAGCCACATAGTAGAGCATAATGGCCAAAAGGGCGTTTATTTTGCCGTATGGGCACCTAATGCAGAAAATGTATGGGTCAATGGCAACTTCAACCACTGGGACCGCTATAGCCATCCCCTGTTTGCACGATGGGACGGCAGCGGCATCTGGGAAGGCTTCATTCCTGGCCTGGGGCGTGGCGATGTTTATAAATATGTGATCCGCTCCCGCTTTAATGATTATGAAGTGGAAAAGGGTGACCCCTTCGCCATTCACTGGGAAAACCCACCCCAAACCGCCAGCATTGTGTGGGATATGGAGTATAAGTGGAAGGATAAAAAGTGGATGGATCGCCGCATGAAAGAGCACGGGCAGCAAAACCCCGTCTCCGTCTACGAGGTGCACCTGGGCTCATGGAGGCGCAAACCGGAAGAGGATAACCGCCACCTATCCTATACCGAACTGGCCGAGGAGCTACCCGCTTACGTTAAAGAGATGGGCTTTACCCATGTAGAGTTCCTTCCCGTAATGGAACACCCCTTTTATGGCTCATGGGGCTACCAGATTACTGGATACTTTGCACCTTCCTCACGTTTTGGCACGCCACAGGAGTTTATGGCCCTGGTGGATGCCCTGCATAAGGAAGGTATCGGCGTAATACTGGACTGGGTGCCCAGCCACTTTCCCGGAGATGAGCACGGACTTGCCTACTTTGACGGCACGCACCTGTTTGAGCATTCAGACCCGCGCAAAGGCTACCACCCCGACTGGAAGAGCTACATCTTTAACTATGGACGAAATGAAGTTCGTTCCTTCCTTATCAGTAACGCCCTGTACTGGCTGGATAAATACCATATCGATGGCCTGCGGGTAGATGCCGTAGCCTCTATGCTGTACCTTGACTACTCCCGTAATGAGGGTGAGTGGATCCCTAATGAGCATGGCGGACGCGAAAACCTGGAGTCAATCCAATTCCTTCAGGAGTTCAACACCGCTACCTACGGCAAGTTCCCCGATACCTTTACCGTAGCTGAGGAGTCTACTGCCTGGCCAAACGTATCGCGGCCCGTGGATATGGGCGGGCTTGGTTTCGGTATGAAATGGATGATGGGCTGGATGCACGATACGCTCGATTATTTCAGTAAAGACCCCGTCTACCGCCGCTACCATCAAGGTGAAATAACCTTCAGTATCGTTTACGCCTTTACCGAAAACTTCATGCTGCCCCTCTCCCACGATGAGGTGGTACATGGCAAAGGCCCCCTTTTCGATAAAATGCCCGGCGACGACTGGCAAAAATTTGCCAACCTGCGTGCCCTCTACTCACTTATGTATGCTCACCCCGGTACCAAGCTGCTCTTTATGGGCGGTGAGTTCGGTCAGCGGCAAGAGTGGCGCCATGAAGGTAGCCTGGACTGGCACCTTACCGAATATGAGCCGCACAGAGGTGTGCAGTCGGCACTCAAAAAGCTAAACGACCTGTACAAGACCGAGCCTGCGCTGTACCAAAAACAGTTTAACCAGGAAGGCTTCCGGTGGATCGACATCGGTGATAGCGAAAACAGCGTCATTAGTTTCATCCGCTCCGGAAACGATCCGGATGATGACCTTATTTGCGTGGCTAACCTTACCCCCACACCTAAGCACAACTACCGGATAGGCGTGCCTGAGCGTGGCAAATACAAAGAAGTATATAATAGTGATGACGCCTCCTTTGGCGGCAGTAACGTCCATAACCAGGATAAAGTAGATACCTACCCCGTACCTACTCATCACCAGGCCCACAGCATAGTACTTACGCTGCCTCCGCTTGGTGTAATCTTCCTGAAGCGCGATAAAAAGTAA
- a CDS encoding HNH endonuclease: protein MLGYFSLDIFADGAGLVYSLARGDLPQAGGYAVGLYAIGPESVAASKATATALVLLIVKKEGVEVVEQQAGKRLLLQLAEKHVESGAISREAFAELQSLEERELAAALKAALNGRRLPGELPFLSQLHEEALSTVSRWDEAVYLKLEDDLASNPAFAEKFFDLANTDPGVVEAWKYLGDIGHNARYNTDLLKKISDLNSDQRLKVKSYYENMAHPQTFKGMIEYTATKTVGGKSISLQYDTYGFPKFDEFTPGSNTYVKSDNLTGNYEYDNAIANKDLITKLGAENVWVNPAGNGSPVSIKVNDKWVEFTWHHHQDGKTMIPVRKEVHSAFSHSGGKQAIESDLKGFFEY from the coding sequence CATATTTGCGGATGGGGCCGGCCTGGTTTATTCCCTGGCGCGTGGCGACCTCCCGCAGGCGGGTGGTTATGCGGTAGGGTTATATGCCATTGGTCCTGAAAGTGTAGCCGCTTCCAAAGCCACCGCCACCGCCCTTGTATTACTGATTGTAAAGAAAGAAGGGGTTGAGGTTGTAGAGCAACAGGCCGGCAAGCGATTGCTGCTTCAGCTTGCAGAAAAGCACGTAGAGAGCGGTGCCATCAGCCGTGAGGCCTTCGCAGAGCTGCAGAGTCTTGAAGAAAGAGAACTGGCCGCCGCCCTCAAGGCAGCGCTCAATGGCAGAAGGTTACCCGGTGAGTTACCCTTCCTGAGCCAGCTCCATGAGGAGGCACTAAGCACCGTAAGCCGATGGGACGAAGCTGTCTATCTGAAGCTTGAAGACGACCTGGCCAGTAACCCGGCATTTGCTGAGAAATTTTTCGATCTTGCGAATACCGATCCGGGGGTGGTTGAGGCGTGGAAGTATTTAGGTGATATTGGTCATAATGCAAGATATAATACTGATTTACTAAAAAAAATAAGTGATTTGAATTCTGACCAACGATTAAAGGTAAAGAGTTATTATGAAAACATGGCTCATCCGCAAACCTTTAAAGGTATGATAGAATACACAGCCACTAAAACGGTCGGTGGTAAAAGTATAAGTCTACAGTATGATACATATGGCTTTCCAAAATTCGATGAGTTTACACCTGGATCAAATACGTATGTGAAATCAGATAACCTTACTGGTAATTACGAGTATGACAATGCTATTGCAAACAAAGATTTAATTACAAAATTAGGAGCTGAAAACGTTTGGGTAAACCCGGCTGGCAATGGCAGTCCAGTATCAATTAAGGTGAATGATAAGTGGGTGGAATTTACTTGGCATCATCATCAAGATGGGAAGACTATGATCCCAGTAAGAAAAGAGGTTCATAGTGCATTTAGTCATTCTGGAGGAAAGCAGGCTATTGAGAGCGATTTAAAAGGTTTTTTTGAATATTAG